GTGGTTCGTCGTCGAGGCGGACGAGTCCGACGGCTCGTTCCTGCTCTACGACACCTCGGTCGCGCTGGTCACCAACGTCGACCCCGACCACCTCGACCACTACGGCTCGTTCGAGGCGTTCGAGGACGCCTTCGTGACGTTCGCCGAGCGCGCCCGCGAGCTCGTCGTCATCTCCTCCGACGACCCGGGCGCACTGCGCGTGAAGGACCGCCTCGACCACCCGCGCGTCGTGACGTTCGGCGAGGCCGACTCGGCCGACGTGCGCGTGCACTCGATCGTCGCCGACGGCCCGGTCGCCTTCTCGATCGACCACGCCGGCGCCACGCACCGGGCGCAGCTCGCGGTTCCGGGCGTGCACAACGCCATCAACGCCGCGGGCGCCTTCGCCGTGCTCGTCGGCCTCGGGTTCGACCCGGCCGACGCGCTGGCCGCCATCGCGGAGTTCGGCGGCACGGGCCGCCGGTTCGAGCTGCACGGCACGGTCGGGGGCGTGAGCGTCTACGACGACTACGCGCACCACCCCACCGAGGTCGCGGCGGCGCTGTCGGGCGCCCGCACGGTCGTGGGCGGGGGGCGCATCATCGCGGTGCACCAGCCCCACCTGTACAGCCGCACGCGCATGTTCGCGGGCGAGTTCGCCGAGGTGCTGGAGACCCTCGCCGACGAGACCGTCGTGCTCGACGTCTACGGCGCGCGCGAGGACCCCGAGCCCGGGGTGACCGGCCAGCTCGTCGCCGACCGCTTCAACGACCCGTCGAAGGTCGCGTTCGTCGCCGACTGGCAGGAGGCCGCCGACCACACCGCGCGCATCGCCCGGCCCGGCGACTTCGTGATCACCCTCGGCTGCGGCGACGTCTACCGCATCGTGCCCCAGCTGCTCGGATCGCTCGAGCGCGAGCGCGGCTGAGGGCGCGCCGCGCGTGAAGCGCCCGCAGGGCTTCGACGGCCGGCCGAGGCGGCCGGCCGGGTCGCCCGGGCGGCCCGAGCCGGCGGCTGACACGCCGGCCGGCGCGCCCGCGGGCGACGGGGGAGGTCGGTCGACGCCCGCGCCGGCGCGTGGGTCGCGGTCGGCAGAGGCCGCGACGCCGCCACCAGCGCCCGCCCCGTCGCGCGTGGCACCGCCCGCGCCGTCCCGGGTGCCGCAGCCCGGGGCGACGTCGGACGTCGACGCGCAGCTGACCGAGCCCATCCCGCTCGTGCGCGGCGCCGGGCTCCTCGACGTGCCCGAGGACGCGCCGGAGGCGACGACGACGGATGCCGACGACGCGACGTCCGCCGACGCGCCGGCGCCCGGCGGGTGGCGCGCCGCGCGCGAGCTCCGCCGGGCAACCCGGCGCCGCCGCAGGTACGAGCGCGCGGAGGTGCGCCGCTTCACGAAGCGCCAGCGCAACCGCCGCATCGCGTGGGCCGCGGCGATCGGGAGCGTGGTGCTGGTCGTCGGCGGCCTGACGGCCGCCGCCTACTCGCCGCTGATGGCCGTGCAGGAGATCGCGATCTCCGGCGCCGGGGACCACGTCGACGCCGATGCCGTGGCTGCCGCGCTCGACGCGCAGCGCGGCACGCCGCTCCCGCTCGTCGACGACCGCGCCGTGGGTGAGGCGCTCGCGGCGTTCCCCGCGATCCAGACCTGGGCGCTCGAGCGGCGACCGCCGGGCACGCTGGTCGTGCGCATCGTCGAGCGCACGCCGATCGCGGTGGTCGCCGGCGGTCCCGGGTTCCGCGTGGTCGATGGCGCCGGCATCGTGCTCGAGGAGCATGAGGCGCGTCCCGACGGACTGCCGCTCGTCGACGCGGAGGGCGGGCTCGCGGGCGACGGCTTCCGCGCCGCGAGCGCGGTGCTGCGCGCGCTGCCCGACGAGTTGCGTGCGAGCGTGCGGTCGGCGTCGGCGGCGACCGCCGACGACGTGCGGCTGGAGCTCGCGGGCGGAGCGAGCGTGATCTGGGGGAGCGCTGAGGAGTCGGCGCTCAAGGCCGCCGTCCTCGCGAGGCTGGTCGAGGCCGCGCCCCCCGGGACGGTGTCGCGCTACGACGTCTCGTCGCCGCGCAGCGCCGTCACGAGCTGACCCGGATCGCGACACGCGGCGCGTCGTGCGCCGATCGGGGGGCCGCCCGCCTACCGTCGAGGTCAGGGAAATTGCATACTCTGCAAAACTTTAACCTTATACCTGAGGTTGAGGCTTGAAAGTATCGCACGGAGGGCCGGACAGTGTCGACAAACCAGAACTACCTCGCCGTCATCAAGGTCGTCGGCATCGGCGGTGGCGGCGTGAACGCCGTCAACCGCATGATCGAGCTCGGTCTCCGCGGAGTCGAGTTCATCGCGATCAACACCGACGCGCAGGCGCTGCTCATGAGCGACGCCGACGTCAAGCTCGACGTCGGCCGCGACCTCACGCGCGGGCTCGGTGCGGGCGCGGACCCCGAGGTCGGCCGCCGCGCGGCGGAGGACCACGCGGAGGAGATCGAGGAGGCGCTCGCGGGCGCCGACATGGTCTTCGTGACCGCGGGCGAGGGCGGCGGCACCGGCACCGGAGGCGCCCCGGTCGTCGCGCGCATCGCGAAGTCGATCGGCGCGCTGACCATCGGTGTCGTGACCAAGCCCTTCAGCTTCGAGGGCAAGCGCCGGCAGACGCAGGCCGAGCAGGGCGTCGCCACGCTGAAGAACGAGGTCGACACCCTCATCGTGGTGCCGAACGACCGCCTGCTCGAGATCAGCGACCGCGGCATCTCGATGCTCGAGGCGTTCTCGACCGCCGACCAGGTGCTCCTCGCCGGTGTGCAGGGCATCACCGACCTGATCACCACCCCGGGCCTCATCAACCTCGACTTCGCCGACGTCAAGTCGGTCATGCAGGGAGCGGGCTCGGCGCTCATGGGCATCGGATCGTCCCGTGGAGCGGACCGCGCGATCAAGGCCGCCGAGCTGGCGGTGGCGTCGCCACTGCTCGAGGCGTCCATCGACGGCGCCCACGGGGTGCTGCTGTCGATCCAGGGCGGGTCGAACCTCGGCATCTTCGAGATCAACGACGCGGCCCGCCTCGTGCAGGAGGCGGTGCACCCGGAGGCGAACATCATCTTCGGCGCCGTCATCGACGACACCCTCGGCGACGAGGTCCGCGTGACCGTCATCGCCGCCGGGTTCGACGGCGGCGAGCCGTCGCCCATCCGCGAGGAGCTCGAGGCCGGAACGTTCGGCAGCGCCGCGATCGGCGCAGGCGGCGCCGTCGCGGCGGCCGAGACCGAGCTGTCGATCGAGGAGCTCGTCGAGAGCGCCTCGTGGTCGACGGCCGAGCAGCCGACCGCGACCGCGGACGCGATCGTCGGCGACCCCGCCTTCGACGAGCAGCCCGACGACCTCGACATCCCCGACTTCCTCAAGTGACGTCGCGGAGCGCCGCGCGATGAGCGGTTCCACGCTCGCCGAGCGGCTCGAGGCGGTTCGCGGGCGGGTGGCGGAAGCGGCGCGCGACGCCGGGCGCGACCCGGCCGGGATCACCACGATCGTCGTGACCAAGTTCCATCCCGCGTCGCTCGTCCGAGAGCTCGCAGCGCTCGGCGTGCGCGACATCGGCGAGAACCGCCACCAGGAGGCGCAGGCGAAGGCCCGCGAGCTCGCCGACCTCGACCTGCGCTGGCACTTCGTCGGGCAGCTGCAGCGGAAGAAGGCGCGGCAGGTGCGGGCGTACGCGTCCGTGGTCCACTCGGTCGACCGGGTCGAGCTCGTCGACGTGCTCGCCTCCGAGGAGGCATCCGTCGACTGCTTCGTGCAGGTCAACCTCACCGACGACTCGGGGCGCGGCGGCGCCACCGGCGACGACGTGCTGCGGGTCGCCGAGGCGGCCGAGGCCGCACCCGGGCTGCGCCTCAGGGGGCTCATGGCGGTCGCACCGCTGGGGGAGGAGCCCCGCCGGGCGTTCGCCCGCGTGCGGGCCCTCTCCGCCCGCGTCGTCGCCGATATCGCCCCGACGGCCACCGACCTGTCGATCGGCATGTCCGGCGACTTCCGCGAGGCGGTGCTCGAAGGCGCGACACACCTGCGGATCGGCACCGCAATCACCGGAAACCGGCCCGATCCCGCATACCCTCGAAGAGACGACTGACACACGGAGGTTGCGATGTCCAACCCGCTTCGGAAGACGATGGTCTACCTCGGCCTCGCCGACGAGGAGCTCGAGCCGGAGGCTCCCGCGGCCGCGGCGCATCCTGCCCCCGTGGCGCACGCCGCGCCGGCACCCAAGGGGGGCGGCGCCCCCGTGACCCCGCTGCGGAAGCCCACCGCGGCACCCACCCCGAGCCCACAGCAGGCGGACATGAACGAGATCCTCACCGTGCACCCCCGGCAGTACCGCGACGCGCAGGTCATCGCGGAGTCGTTCCGCGACGGCGTGCCCGTCATCATCAACCTCTCGCAGATGAGCGACGGCGACGCGCGCCGCCTCATCGACTTCGCGAGTGGCCTCTCGCAGGGCCTCCATGGCAAGATCGAGCGCGTGACGAACAAGGTGTTCCTGCTCTCGCCCGCCCACGTCGTGGTGTCGGGTGAGTCCAGCGAGGTCGAGAGCGACGTCGAGGCGTCGTTCTTCAGCCACGCCTGACCCGCCGTGGGTGCCATCGCGTTCATCGCGACCCTGCTGTACTACGTCCTGCTCCTCTACTTCTTCACCATGTGGGCGCGCTTCGTGCTCGATCTGGTGCGCACCTTCAACCGGTCGTGGCGCCCGCGTGGCGGCTGGCTGGTCGTCGTCGAGCTGGTCTACACGGTGACGGACCCGCCCGTGAAGTTCTTCCGTCGCGTGGTCCCGCCCCTGCGCGTCGGGCAGGTGGCCTTCGACTTCGGCTGGAGCATCGCCATGCTCGTCGTGATCGTGCTGCTCTGGATCGTCGGCGGCATCTCGCGACTCGCCTGACCATCTGCTGCGAACCGTGACACCAGGTCCGCATCCGGTCCGCGCGGTCCGCGCGCCGTTTGCTACCGTTAGCTGAACGTGATCAAACAGATCGAGCATTGTGAGGTTGGAACGCCATGGCGCTAACTCCCGAAGACGTGGTCAACAAGCGGTTCCAGGCG
This is a stretch of genomic DNA from Agromyces sp. SYSU T00194. It encodes these proteins:
- a CDS encoding FtsQ-type POTRA domain-containing protein, which translates into the protein MPQPGATSDVDAQLTEPIPLVRGAGLLDVPEDAPEATTTDADDATSADAPAPGGWRAARELRRATRRRRRYERAEVRRFTKRQRNRRIAWAAAIGSVVLVVGGLTAAAYSPLMAVQEIAISGAGDHVDADAVAAALDAQRGTPLPLVDDRAVGEALAAFPAIQTWALERRPPGTLVVRIVERTPIAVVAGGPGFRVVDGAGIVLEEHEARPDGLPLVDAEGGLAGDGFRAASAVLRALPDELRASVRSASAATADDVRLELAGGASVIWGSAEESALKAAVLARLVEAAPPGTVSRYDVSSPRSAVTS
- a CDS encoding YggS family pyridoxal phosphate-dependent enzyme, whose product is MSGSTLAERLEAVRGRVAEAARDAGRDPAGITTIVVTKFHPASLVRELAALGVRDIGENRHQEAQAKARELADLDLRWHFVGQLQRKKARQVRAYASVVHSVDRVELVDVLASEEASVDCFVQVNLTDDSGRGGATGDDVLRVAEAAEAAPGLRLRGLMAVAPLGEEPRRAFARVRALSARVVADIAPTATDLSIGMSGDFREAVLEGATHLRIGTAITGNRPDPAYPRRDD
- the murC gene encoding UDP-N-acetylmuramate--L-alanine ligase, coding for MPETIGAVHFVGIGGSGMSGIARLFLGAGHLVTGSDVRDSDNIRALRELGATVSIGHDAAHVGDADTVVVTGALWQDNPEYRYALEHGIPVLHRSQALAWLIRSQRLISVAGAHGKTTSTGMIITGLIGLGQDPSFVNGGVIQALGTSSARGTGEWFVVEADESDGSFLLYDTSVALVTNVDPDHLDHYGSFEAFEDAFVTFAERARELVVISSDDPGALRVKDRLDHPRVVTFGEADSADVRVHSIVADGPVAFSIDHAGATHRAQLAVPGVHNAINAAGAFAVLVGLGFDPADALAAIAEFGGTGRRFELHGTVGGVSVYDDYAHHPTEVAAALSGARTVVGGGRIIAVHQPHLYSRTRMFAGEFAEVLETLADETVVLDVYGAREDPEPGVTGQLVADRFNDPSKVAFVADWQEAADHTARIARPGDFVITLGCGDVYRIVPQLLGSLERERG
- the ftsZ gene encoding cell division protein FtsZ, encoding MSTNQNYLAVIKVVGIGGGGVNAVNRMIELGLRGVEFIAINTDAQALLMSDADVKLDVGRDLTRGLGAGADPEVGRRAAEDHAEEIEEALAGADMVFVTAGEGGGTGTGGAPVVARIAKSIGALTIGVVTKPFSFEGKRRQTQAEQGVATLKNEVDTLIVVPNDRLLEISDRGISMLEAFSTADQVLLAGVQGITDLITTPGLINLDFADVKSVMQGAGSALMGIGSSRGADRAIKAAELAVASPLLEASIDGAHGVLLSIQGGSNLGIFEINDAARLVQEAVHPEANIIFGAVIDDTLGDEVRVTVIAAGFDGGEPSPIREELEAGTFGSAAIGAGGAVAAAETELSIEELVESASWSTAEQPTATADAIVGDPAFDEQPDDLDIPDFLK
- a CDS encoding YggT family protein, with the translated sequence MGAIAFIATLLYYVLLLYFFTMWARFVLDLVRTFNRSWRPRGGWLVVVELVYTVTDPPVKFFRRVVPPLRVGQVAFDFGWSIAMLVVIVLLWIVGGISRLA
- a CDS encoding cell division protein SepF — protein: MSNPLRKTMVYLGLADEELEPEAPAAAAHPAPVAHAAPAPKGGGAPVTPLRKPTAAPTPSPQQADMNEILTVHPRQYRDAQVIAESFRDGVPVIINLSQMSDGDARRLIDFASGLSQGLHGKIERVTNKVFLLSPAHVVVSGESSEVESDVEASFFSHA